A genomic region of Raphanus sativus cultivar WK10039 chromosome 6, ASM80110v3, whole genome shotgun sequence contains the following coding sequences:
- the LOC108808675 gene encoding callose synthase 3-like, with the protein MPAEANNLPDSEAVPSGLREVSLILRVAHKIHPTHPRIAYLCVLAALEESRIVLSLDFQIDVMEFMSSLSYWTKTNDEKHGDGKVRPSDARDMQSFYLEYYEKNIQALFKFLEDNRYFEGYAFEYDKTFER; encoded by the exons ATGCCAGCCGAAGCTAATAATCTTCCCGACAGTGAGGCCGTGCCATCAGGACTTCGAGAGGTCTCACTAATCCTTCGCGTGGCCCATAAAATACATCCCACACATCCTCGGATTGCTTACCTAT GTGTGCTTGCAGCACTTGAAGAGTCGAGAATCGTTCTCTCCTTGGACTTTCAAATTGATGTTATGGAGTTTATGTCTTCTCTTTCGTATTGGACTAAAACC AATGATGAAAAACATGGGGATGGAAAAGTGAGGCCTAGTGATGCACGTGATATGCAGAGTTTCTATCTAGAGTATTACGAGAAAAACATCCAAGCTTTGTTCAAGTTTCTTGAAGACAACCGATATTTTGAAG gaTATGCCTTTGAGTACGACAAAACATT